In Flavobacterium sp. 83, the genomic window AAATCCCGATTGCAATACACCAACTTCAAATAACTGACGTACCATTTCGAGACTATCCACGGTTTCCTGAATAGTTTGTGTAGGATAACCATACATCAAATAGGCATGAACCATTACGCCGGCTTCGGTGAAATTTCGGGTAACTTTTGCTACTTGCTCGACCGTAACACCTTTGTCAATTAATTTTAATAATCTGTCCGAAGCAACTTCCAAACCACCAGAAACGGCGATACAACCAGATGCTTTAAGAAGCAAACATAAATCTTTGGTAAAACTTTTTTCGAATCGAATGTTTGTCCACCACGTCACTGCTAATTTCCTGCGAAGAATTTCGAGAGCTAAAGCACGCATCAATGCCGGAGGTGCCGCTTCATCTACAAAATGAAATCCGTTCTCACCTGTTTGGGCAATCATTTCCTCCATCCTGTCGCACAATAAATTGGCGGCAACGGGTTCATACACTTTGATATAATCCAAAGAAATATCACAAAAAGTACATTTCCCCCAATAGCAACCATGCGCCATGGTGAGTTTGTTCCAGCGGCCATCGCTCCACATACGGTGCATGGGATTCACAATTTCGATAACCGAAATGTATTTATCCAAAAGCAAATCAGAGTAATCAGGCGTGCCCACTTGCGATTGTTTGTAATCGTGTTTTACGGAATTATTTTTGTAAACTACTTTTCCATCTTCCAACAGAAAGGTTCGTTTATATTGCTTCTCGCCCCTCGACTGCGCTCGGGAAGACAAGCTCGAAGTGACCGCATTTATTAATTCTTCGATTGGTGCTTCACCATCATCCAACGTGATAAAATCGAAAAACTCAAAAACGCGTGTATCTGAAAGCGAACGCAGTTCCGTATTTGGGAAACCACCACCCATTGAAATCTTGATATTTGGATGATGCTTTTTCACCCATTGTGCGGAACGAAAAGCCGAATATAAGTTTCCTGGAAATGGAACCGAAATAAGGAATAATGTAGGTTCAATCGTTTCTATTCTCTCTTTTAAAATCGAAAGCAAGATTCCATCAATATACGTCGGTTCTTGTTGCAAGGCTTCGTACAATTCGTCAAAAGAATTGGCGCTTCGCCCTAAACGTTCCGCATAGCGGCTGAAACCAAAATTAGCGTCGACACATTCCACTATAAAATCTGAAATATCTTCGAGATACAAAGTCGCCAAATGTTTCGCTTTGTCCTGTGTTCCCATGGTTCCAAAAGCCCAATCCAATTCTTCCAATTGTACAAATCGGGACGCTTCCGGCAAGAAATCTTCCTGACAAATTTGAAGTGCCAATGTTGGATTTATTCCTTGCAAAAAAGCAATTACGGGATTGATGGTTTTAAGATATTCTTCTTGTAAAGCGAAAATACGTTTTGAATTTTCTGAAATTTCTCCAGCATTAAACGTTGAACTTGCAACGGTAAATAAACTTTGCAAACCTTCTTTCGAAAACAATTTCAAAATCACTTCGATTCCCAAATCGGCCTGAACCGATTCAATGTTTTTGGTATTCAGAAACCCTTTGATATATGCAGTTGCTGGATACGGTGTATTCAGTTGGGTAAAAGGAGGCGTAATGAGGAAAAGTTTCGTTTTCAAAAGAAATAGTTTGGTGCAAAAATAAGGGATAATTCTATTCTTTTCAGGAAAAGATTTTTGAGGTTCTATTTCATTTATATTGTTTGATATTTGGATTTATTTTGTAGATATTTAATTACATTTACCTCGCTATAAATCTTACTTATGAAGCGAATTTTACTTTTTTTATTTTTTATATCTTCTTTTGCAACTTACTCTCAATATACCTTAATTCCTGATCAAAATTTCGAATGGTTTTTGATTCGTCAAGGTTATGACAGCGGTTCTATTGATGGAAAAGTGTTAACTTCAAATATAAATACAGTTACTAAACTTGATTTTTTTACTGGAGGCCAAAATTTTATTGCCAGCCTTAAAGGAATAGAAGATTTCACGGCTTTAACTGAACTTTCTATTATTGATGGCAGCTTGCTTACGAGTTTAGATGTTTCAAAAAATTTAGCTTTAACCAAATTAATTTGTTCCTCTAATAGATTATCAAGTTTGGATATTTCTAAAAACATTGCTTTAACAGAATTAAATTGTAGCTTTAATAACATATCTAGTTTAGATATTACGAAAAACACTAATCTAAAATACTTATCGGCTTCATCTAACCAATTAACTACTTTAGAACTTTCAAACTGCCCCTTATTAGAAACTGTGCAGTTAAATAATAATTCATTAACAGCTATTAATGTTACTAATGCAATTAATTTAAATTTCCTAAGCTGTGGTGAGAATCGATTGACAAATTTAGACGTTACAAAAAACACTATGCTTTCTATTTTTGCCTGCGGGACAAATAAACTTTCAACTTTGGATATTTCAAATAACATACAGCTAAAGTCATTTTCATGCGAATACAATGATTTGATTAATTTAGATTTCACCACCAATACTAAACTAGAGTATTTTAGATGCTTAAACAACAAATTACTTAATTTAGATTTCTCTCACAATCCTTCGCTACACGAAGTACACTGCTCTAATAATCAATTAACTAATATAGACATTTCTAAAAACACCAACTTATATTCATTAATTTGCAACTTTAATGATTTAACTAATTTAGACACTTCAAAAAATACTGCTCTAAACTTTTTGAATTGCGAATACAACCAAATAACAAGTTTAGATGTTTCAAAAAACAACAACCTAGGACTTCTTAGATGTAATAATAACCAACTAATATCCTTAGATTTAAGAAGTTCAGTTAGTTGGACTTGGTGGAATGATTATAACAGCTGGGTAAATAATCCCAACTTAAAATGTATAAATGTTCCTAATGCATACTTTTTTGGTTATTATTGGAATGGACGTAAAGATGCAACAGCAAGCTTCATTGATGATATTCCACCAAAATTTGAGTCAGCGAATCAAACAATATGTTCTAAGCAAAATCCAACAATAAGCGATATTACAGTCGAGGGATACGGAATCAAATGGTTCAATTCTGAAAGCAACTTAATCGAACTTCCATTTAACACTCTTTTAGTTGAAGGGAAAACTTATTACGCTATGAATACAGCAGGAAATTGTGAAGGACCACGATCTTCTGTCACAATAAGTCTAAAAACAACTACTATACCTTTGGCAGTATCTCCGCAAAATTTATGCAATATAGTCAACCCTACTTTGGCCAATTTAGAAATTACAGGAAATAACATTAAGTGGTACAATTCTCTGCTTGGAGGAAATTCTATCCCTATTACAACTTCTTTAATGACTGGTTTTTCATACTATGCCTCGCAAAGTTCAAATGGTTGTGAAAGTGAAAGAGTATCTGTATTTGTCAATCTTTTAAATATTGTAAAGCCTTCATCTTTTTCACCTCAAACCTTCTGTATCCAACAAAATGCCACTTTAAACAATATAACTATAACTGGTCAAAACATAAAATGGTATGATGCTTTAGCAAATGGAACACTTTTATCAAACACAACTCAATTGCAAAACGGAATAACTTATTATGCTTCACAAACCATAAACGGTTGTGAAAGCGACAGAACACCTGTTTTAATCAATATCCAAAATACTCCTGCCCCAACAGGAAATACAACTCAAACTTTTTGCACAAGTCAAAATCCAACTTTAGTTACTATTGTAGTTTCTGGAACTGCAATAAAATGGTATACTAGTGCTGGAGCTCTTTTGTCAAATTCAACTACTTTACAAGATGGGGTGACCTATTATGCTTCGCAAACAGAAAACGGCTGCGAAAGCCCTAATAAATTAGCTGTTACAATTTCACTTATAAGCACTTTACCCGCAAATGATTATACCGAATTATTTTGTGATGACTTGAATGATGGTTCTGAGAAAGTGAATTTATCCGATTATAACACGAAGTTAATCTCCAATACTACTGGTTATACTTTTTCTTATTATTCGACTTTTTCAAGTGCAGAAAATCAATTGGCAGCCAATCAAATTACTAATTTTTCGAATTATAAGTTAGCTTTGGGCGAAAACAAAATCTACGTTCGTATCAATTCAAATACGCCATGCTACGCTATAGTTGAATTAAAACTAACCCTTTTATCCAAACCTAAAATAACGATTCCAGATGTTGTTCCCATTTGTGAAAATAATACAATCTCAATTGATGCCGGTTCAGGTTTCGATTCTTATTTATGGTCAAACGGCGCAACAACATCTTCTATAATTGTTGCAAATCCAGGAAAT contains:
- a CDS encoding radical SAM protein translates to MKTKLFLITPPFTQLNTPYPATAYIKGFLNTKNIESVQADLGIEVILKLFSKEGLQSLFTVASSTFNAGEISENSKRIFALQEEYLKTINPVIAFLQGINPTLALQICQEDFLPEASRFVQLEELDWAFGTMGTQDKAKHLATLYLEDISDFIVECVDANFGFSRYAERLGRSANSFDELYEALQQEPTYIDGILLSILKERIETIEPTLFLISVPFPGNLYSAFRSAQWVKKHHPNIKISMGGGFPNTELRSLSDTRVFEFFDFITLDDGEAPIEELINAVTSSLSSRAQSRGEKQYKRTFLLEDGKVVYKNNSVKHDYKQSQVGTPDYSDLLLDKYISVIEIVNPMHRMWSDGRWNKLTMAHGCYWGKCTFCDISLDYIKVYEPVAANLLCDRMEEMIAQTGENGFHFVDEAAPPALMRALALEILRRKLAVTWWTNIRFEKSFTKDLCLLLKASGCIAVSGGLEVASDRLLKLIDKGVTVEQVAKVTRNFTEAGVMVHAYLMYGYPTQTIQETVDSLEMVRQLFEVGVLQSGFWHQFAMTAHSPVGLYPERFGVVKETEILGTFANNDINYTDSTGIDHDKFSFGLKKSLFNFMHGICFDYELQDWFEFKIPKTKISPDFIFDALQEEEDFNSKPTAKIVWLGGKPFVEHFTKSKKGNSWEMMTLTFHDKKESFNIQTNRLEGEWLVEILLKISVSKVKIYTFQEVKADFESNLEDFELFWYSKPIKTLREFGLLVL
- a CDS encoding T9SS type B sorting domain-containing protein, giving the protein MKRILLFLFFISSFATYSQYTLIPDQNFEWFLIRQGYDSGSIDGKVLTSNINTVTKLDFFTGGQNFIASLKGIEDFTALTELSIIDGSLLTSLDVSKNLALTKLICSSNRLSSLDISKNIALTELNCSFNNISSLDITKNTNLKYLSASSNQLTTLELSNCPLLETVQLNNNSLTAINVTNAINLNFLSCGENRLTNLDVTKNTMLSIFACGTNKLSTLDISNNIQLKSFSCEYNDLINLDFTTNTKLEYFRCLNNKLLNLDFSHNPSLHEVHCSNNQLTNIDISKNTNLYSLICNFNDLTNLDTSKNTALNFLNCEYNQITSLDVSKNNNLGLLRCNNNQLISLDLRSSVSWTWWNDYNSWVNNPNLKCINVPNAYFFGYYWNGRKDATASFIDDIPPKFESANQTICSKQNPTISDITVEGYGIKWFNSESNLIELPFNTLLVEGKTYYAMNTAGNCEGPRSSVTISLKTTTIPLAVSPQNLCNIVNPTLANLEITGNNIKWYNSLLGGNSIPITTSLMTGFSYYASQSSNGCESERVSVFVNLLNIVKPSSFSPQTFCIQQNATLNNITITGQNIKWYDALANGTLLSNTTQLQNGITYYASQTINGCESDRTPVLINIQNTPAPTGNTTQTFCTSQNPTLVTIVVSGTAIKWYTSAGALLSNSTTLQDGVTYYASQTENGCESPNKLAVTISLISTLPANDYTELFCDDLNDGSEKVNLSDYNTKLISNTTGYTFSYYSTFSSAENQLAANQITNFSNYKLALGENKIYVRINSNTPCYAIVELKLTLLSKPKITIPDVVPICENNTISIDAGSGFDSYLWSNGATTSSIIVANPGNYFVTVTNNYSTISCSSTKTFEVRKSNIATITSIDTQDWTDNQNTISIFVTGAGDFEYAIDGIHFQDSNQFSNLISGQYTVSVRDKNGCGTATDEVYLLMYPKFFTPNGDGFNDTWKIKFSDIEVGLTVKIFDRYGKFITELQNNIGWNATVNGHELPATDYWFVVIRANGKEYRGHFSLKR